ActgtgaatcattttgaaaatgttgtcatgtatatgtgaaactttttaaaaatgtaagggaaaaacatttagttttttgctACATCATTGTGTTAACGTAGCCTAAGAGCTAGCTAGACATAAAAttgtagaaaaacattttttatcttcAGAATAAGGCGTTTAAAGTTCTTCCACATATAAGTACACAACCATAAACACTTCTTGCTTTGCAAGCTCAGTTTCACACGCTGTTAAGTTCtgaaacacaattaaatattacaagtACATGTTGCATTCTCAGGGGCGCTACTAGCATACTTTTCTCTGCCAGGTCAGTTGTTGTCATGGcagagcaacagtttgaagagaatcttTCTGAGCATGTTTATATCCAGCTATctgcataataaaacatttggatTAATGCTGCAGATATTTGATGGAAACTGTTTGTTTCTGCCACAGTGATACAAAAATGCAATGGTTTTGCTTTGCAGCAGTTGCGTGTGCAGTTGCGTATTTGTGTAGAGAATGTTTGTGTTTGCAATGGAACAAAACGTCTTTGCctgcttggaacaacatgacttATTGTTCTTGGGCTTATTTTACACCATGTTAGGTGGCTTAAACTATGTCTTTCTGAGGCTTGCATTAACTTTCCGCAATATTTCATCTTTCTGTCACCAACCCCTAAGCAAAAACGCTTCATTTGAGCCAAACCCGAAGTTCATTTGTGACAACTGTACAGTTTGCCAGAAGTTTCCAGCTCTTCACCAGTATTGGTGAACAATATCATGGGTTTTATATATTACCAAACAAACAATATCCGTATTACTGAGGgaacaaaatcaacaacaaaaacagaagtgTTGGTTTGAAATAAATGGAACAAGGGATTTTCTCTTCCGCTTGCTTCACATATAGACACATATAGATCACGTACTTCCAGTGTTTGCCAAACTCACATCCATAGAGTGATGAGCGGGTGATGTGACACATGCCGACAGGGCCGTTTCCAGCACGAGTTCACACATTCAGATGTGTGTTGTGGTTTGTGAGAGTTTGTAGGAATTACTCTGTTGTACCTCGACGCCCTGCGCAGCACGTGTGTGATTGGGTTTTAAattactgtgtgtttgtttgagtgaaTGTGTGTTCTCGGAAACGGAGCTGATCGGTTCCTAGCTGCACTTGCAGGACTTGACAATCATGTTGGAGAGCTGCTCGATTTTGGGGTTTTTTCCAATGTAGTAAAGGATCGTGAGGGGTTCCAGATCCTGAGACACACAGCACGGAGATGCAGACGCTTCTGGATTGATGGTGTTATAGAGGCCAAGGATCTGAAATGGGACATGAAATGCACTTATTAAAACCATATGTAATTCATTGCTTGACAAATGTAGAAAAAATCAGTACCTAGAAGCATTATATCTAGAATTTTATTAACTGttcccaaaataaaaactaatgataAGTGATAACTGAAGGTTTTGTCTTACGTTGCTGTGCTGGGTGTCTGCGCTCCACAGATACGGACAGGCTCCCGCACAGAAGTTGGCGTTATAACCTTTGGGTTCGTGGATCCACTTCCAGCCCAGATCCTTCTTGAAGTCGATGTAGAGAGAGCGTAAACAGCAGTTGTCCTGCACATTCCTGTGGGATGATGGGAGACAAACACAGCTgatgtatttctttctttgttgGAACATTTTTGGCACACTTTCAAACTACGGTATATGCACATACAAATCCATACTCatataattaatatgtatttcgatgattaaaatgagaaaaagccTTTTTCGACCTAAGAAATAACTGCAGTAGCACTATGCCAGTATTCCCATGAGCACACagataaaacagtaacatttaaattaactattaaaatactatttaacatcactgaaccaaTCTACAATGTATACATTAAGTTATACTGTACCAACAAAACTCTTTTTGTGGGGGTTTAAGGTAAGTTACCACTTTCTTCAGTGCAGTtttacatgtacatacatttttataccaTTAAACCCGCAGTAAATTTAGCTTAAGCAGAATATTTTGTTCTACAAATGCAGCTGTAGTGTATATAGTGATGGTATGCAGAATATTCAGAATAGAGTTAGGCTAGAAATGccttcaattttttgtttttgttttttattcttgaaCTTGAAATTAAATTGGAATTAGATAAAAATCATacaactgctctctctctctctctctctctctctattcagcGTTTGATTTTTCAGCATGAATTACCTATAAATGTGTGAACGAAGTATTAGAGGAACATTAGATGATGTTAATCAATGTTTGAAATGGCAACTATAAAacaattgtgtatatatatttcattttataaaaatatataatttaattcaatacacacacacacacacacacacacacacacacacacacacacacacacacacacacatatatagtatgttacttttttaatcaattaatggactaataatcaaatgtaaattttccGATACTTATGTTTATCATTACATGTTTTTGTGCTTATAgcttattatattatacaatcaaaatatgatatttttgacctcaatattttcttgtaaagtaATCTGAACATAATGTgtatggcaaaaataaaatatattcttatgGCTGTTAATTTGTTTACAGTATTGAAATTAGTTAATCAGTTAAGAAAACTGAGTTATACAtatcaaaaaatgaaaaggaataaTTAgtctaaattaaatttcaaaatgtatattggattaatgtaatttctatgtGGCTAATTCATGGTTAAAATAATTCATGGCTCATCTAATTCATGACTAAAAATTAAAGCATtcatatgcatttaatattttgcacTACACagtcaaatgctctctagaatgaaaTTATCCCTCCctctaatataatatatcttGCATCTGAACAGAATGTAGCATGGCTCACAGCTGTCTAATGtctattaacaaaaacaaaacaaaagcgaTGAGTCCTTCGAGACGTCCCGCCCAAACCTTCTATTCCAACAGGAAATTtgtcaacacaggaaagaaaatgaTTCTTTCAAGTGATTTCTTAAAATCCTGAATTCTGGCCAACACTTCTAATCAGATCAGTCCACTCTTCACTGAGCACATTCTcaatgataatttatttattatttatttattttttcgatTTGGAGACAAATGTCTGCTAGTTTCTCAGCTTGTTAATACTGGATGCTATGATGGAAGCTGATATGTCaggaaatataaaattaacagCACATTGGTATAATGTGAGTGAAAATGTGATCGTGACAGCAATTGGCTGGAAAAGCGAGAATACAGATGACTTTTATTAAAAGACAATCGAgccacttttatttatattttagctttaatCCAACAGTGAAAAGTTTTCCAGTTCATTGATTAAGTAGAGTCTGGATTGATAGCTGGTCCGGTCCGCTTTGATACACGGCCCACCGATTGCATAAATCTGGACCGGAGTCTGGCTGTTTTTAACTAATGACAGATGAGTATCTATAGACCCCAGAAGCACATTCTGTTGCGCTTCAGATGCAAACTGTGGGAAAAACTCCATTTGTGAGGAGGTGGTACCTGGAGCAGAAGGCTGCATCCAAAGCGCGTTTCTGTCTGTGGCTCCTGTGCTGGGACTCCAGCCGGTATGACGGGAGCAGCATCAGCAGCAGGTGCGGAGACTGACTGCTGAGACGCcgctttttaaatatcttcagATCCCCTCCGTGCACAAAGCTGTCATCTATACCTGTGAACCGCACAGAAACCAGACAATGTGTTAGACTGTTTGCATCAGCAAGCTAAGACACACCTGTATCTCAAACAGCAGAGCAGTACAGTAAGCTTtggaaaatactatttcagtctttcttcttcaaaatttcatgtttaattcaatgcttagatttttttatttctttgtaaatatttgtgaaattgactagcaatttctgactgaatatagtttatttttattgttttcagtgtAGGCTCAATTcacagggaatgcatgaactaattACTTGTTTATactgaaaaaagtgaaatgaccatgatatattatttatttattttttcattaatattaaaacaaaatttaaggtTTAAATCtaaaccataaatataatttgagaacTAAATTTGGCTCTTATAATTTAGAGAAATTCTGTTACCTAACTTAGTTCCAAAGTATTATTTTTTGCCAGTGTATCTTAAATGCAGTGTAAGTTGCTTGGATAAAATTGTCTACCAAATGCATTAATgtcaccctggaccacaaaaccagtcttatttttcaaaattgacatttatacaacatctgaaagctgaataaataagctttccgttgatgtatggtttgttaggatcagacaatatttggtcgagatacaactaaaaatctggaatctgagggtgtaaaaaaattctaaatattgagaaaatagccttaaaagttgtccaaatgaagtccttagcaatacatattacttatcaaaaattaagttttgatatatttatggtagaaaacttacaaaatatcttaatggaacatgacttttacttaatatccgtatgattttttttttttgtattattataattttgacccatacaatgtatttttggatattgctacaaatttaccccagcgacttaagactggttttgtgctccagggtcacaaatgtaaatgtttaataatgcaAATACCCATGAAAGGCtgtgtgttaccatgattttactacTACAGGTACAGTAGCTTAACTAAAATTGGGGGGGAAAATCTATATGAATTACTCATAAATATGCTGTCATGCACACAACATATGGAGCTTTTTTAGGAACATTAGATGATATTAATGATCATAAAGAGgttcattaaaaccattaaaccaGTTTTCATTGAACTGTGAATCTGTAACTTTTAGGATGAATGAAATGTtgtctgaaaaaataatatttttatgatgattattattataaatccttgtattgttataattttcatactactactactactactgataagaacatgttattattattatcattattataggATCAGCTCAAGGAGAAGCATCAACATGTGTCCATCAAACTTCTTCAGTTAAAAGCAGTATGTGACTAGAAGCTGGAATCTAGACAGACATTCAAATATAAggtacttttaaaaattttttggttCCTTCATAATTCCCATGCCTCCACTTCTGTTGTTTCATAGTTttgacaattttattattattgtaaaacgtGACAAATAGGCCTCATCTAGAACGAGTAGCTGTGTCCAGACTTTGGCCTGCTTGTGTGCTTTTAAGTGCactttgttttgaattgatttgctGCAATTCATGCATTAATCAGATCCAGTcctttctgttttatatattgaaactatatatatatatatatatatatatatatatatatatatatatatatatatatatatatatataaaatctgatgGACTCGaggaagaaacaaaaacattgatttccatttttctcttttcctttcaactccaacacacgcacacacacacgcacacacacacacacacacacacacacacacacacacacacacacacagacacacacacacgcacacgcacacgcacacacacacacacacacacagaaacagccCTCACTCACAAACGAACAGACTCGCACCCCCACCCAAAGCCACCTGCAAAGCGCGCCTCCAGCTCCTCGCTCTTGTTGGGGATGATGTAATTATTTGACGGCACAAATGTGCAGCAGGGACAGTGCAGGCTGATCTTGAATCCATTGTTTCTGTCTGATGGGAGAGAAAAAcagtgagaaacacacacatgtacagcAAGGTCAGATAATCTACAGCAGATAAATGAGCTCATCTCTGGATCTGGCCCCTGATGTAGATCTAGCCCACTCCCATCATCCCTCAGGAGTCACACACAGCATCACTGCCGTCTCTCAGCTCCAGCATTCATCACAGCCACTCCAGTCATGCAGAAGATCTGCTGCGTAAAGTGATGGAGAGCCGCTGGGCTCGTGCTCTTATGAGCTCATGCAGGCTGACGATGATCCTACACCTTCATCATTGCTTTTGCTCTGGCCTGTTACTACTGCTATTCTTGTGCACTTTGAAAAGCCGTGGTGAAAACTCACTCAACACTGAACTGATTTGAGCTGAGAATACAGAAATGGCTAAATCCATTACCTTTACAGTACTGCACAGATGCTTCACTACAACTTTTGTTGTAAGATGGTTATGTATATcttttgctttagtgtgtcaTTCGGAAATATTGATTGTAGGATTTAGGCTTCCAAATACACTTTGAATGAATACATATACTTTGTTGAGTTTCtttagtaaatataattaaatgtgaacTGAGTGTAATATTTTTGGACTTCTTGGACTTGCAGCTAAATGATAAAAGTATTATAGCTTCTGTTGATTAAGTCAGTTTCTTTGtattaacttaaagggatactctatcccaaaatgaaaacaaaaataacgactttattcaacaattcctctcctctgtgtctctccaaatcagcgcagcaccattttggcaaatctgagcagtacgcaggcggcgtacgctcttctgtgtcagctgcgccacaaagataagttttttacgtgtatttacgctttggtttgaaagcaaacagcgcatcagctcagcgcggatgacacagaagagcgtatgagagacacagaggagaggaattgctgaataatgtcattatttttgctttcttcgtgtacaaaaagtattctcgtcgcttcataacgttacggttgaaccactgatggcagatggagtattctgacgatgattttcatatttttctggagcttgacactgttatttatttgtcagtctatgggacagtcacaagcctctcaggatttattgaaaatatcttaaattgtgttccaaagacgaacagagcttttaagggtttggaacgacatgggggtaagtgattaatgacaaaattttcattttgggatggagtaaccttTTAACTTATTGGTAAACCAACTATATATAGAGTGTTCTGTTTTCTATTCACAAACatgtttgcaaaattaaatacattttaatgcaagatactattattttttttttatattttgaactaggttttatcatttatattttctgctttcgtgttacttttaattatatcttttaaagttatgttttgtaattttgttgtgtatatagccatttttattaatgtgttttgttgttttcaaataTGTCTGTGTAAGTTTGTATAATTTTTAGTGCTCAATTGATTAATCATGATCAATCGCATTCATATTCGCATTCAttcgtatatataaatacatacacatacagtatatattttgaaaatatttatgtatttacatgtctgcatatatatatatatatatatatatatatatatatatatataaatatttaatatataaaaataacatgtttttctaaaatatatacatacatgtgtgtgtatttatatatatatatatatatatatatatatatatatatatatatatatatatatgtatgtatgtatatgtatgtatgtgtgtgtgtgtataaatatatatacacacataataaatatacacacacatacattacgaaaacaaaaactttgcaattaatcgtttgacagcactaataatttttcatttcagtacatcaaattaaattaaatgaaaatgataaatgttgccttggaaactagtcgaaagaaacattcatttaacatttactttatttcaagcagcaaaaatgtttttgtttttttatgatttttaactatGTTTGttaactttgttttaatttaatttctattgaGAATTGTATTTGAATAATCTGTAACCACACATTTAACACAGATGCAATCTAGTACCTTTAAAAATGaacttaattaaatgtaatatcaaataatagttagtttcattcattttatattatctttaaaatatactttaaagattCAAAGTTCATTACAGGTgcacatttaatcaaattaagcACACTTGTTTTACACACATCCCTGAGTAGGCTACAAGATGACTCTTGAGCAATATTTTTGGCCCATTCTCCAAATGTTAAAATCAGCTAAAAGTGACGTTTTGGCAATGTTTTGGAGAATACTAAGAAACAGACCAGGACTAAAAGTCATTAATCTTCCGTTTTGGACTTCCCagcaggactttacctctgtgCAGCAGCCACTCACTGACAGCCTCCGTCACGTCGAACGACAGCCACTCTCCCTCCGTGCGGGTGCGCACCACCTTGCTGCCAATGTAGCGCTGTGTGGGGGACGTGAGGTCCTTGTGACCTAAAATCTACAGAAACAGGACAGGCATCAGCACGGGTCAAGCACAGACCGCAAACGGAGCGGCACCCTGTCCAGCGCCTCAGCAGCAGCTCCCTTCCTCCCATTGGAAGCTCCCTGATTGATTAGCCAGGTCTGGGAAATGCTTGGAGGGGCTGCGGTGGCGGAAACAGATGCTGGACAGGGTGCACTGTTATTCCTCTGTTGACGTTGGACAACACAGCTCTTAATGCGTAAAACACTGCTTCAGCTGCAGCGGCTCAGCTTCCCTCCATCAGGCCGCGGAGGTGAACGTGGGATAGAGAGGCTCAGACGGAGGCCAAAATGGAGATTGTTAATTGTAGGGTTGTTAGGCTGGAGCTACAGGGGTCTGCTGTCGCTTTTGGGACAGTTTGGAGTCTGGTTACACAACTGCTGATAAAGAGATAAATCTCCacacttgatttttttaatagGAGGGATATGAGGGATCTATTCAATTATTACTGATTAAAATACACTTCTGTAAGattttattgaaagaaattactactttaattaatcaaggatgtatttatgagaactttataatgttacaaaagatttctaaataaatgttgttcttttgaaccttctattcatcaaatcatGGTTTTGAAGAAGCGCAACTTcttaaggaatgtttcttgagcagatttcttgaggatcatgtgacactgaagactggagtaatgatgacgaaaattcagctttgatcacagaaataaattacattttactatatattcacatgataaaccattattttgaattgtaatattatttcaatatttttcatttattattattattattattattattattataattattatttacagtgtttactgtaattttgatcaaataaatgatgcatttgtaagcagaaaatatttttaaaaatctttctgggcccaaacttttgaacggtcgTGTTCATTAAAAAAGCTATTTATACAATGAATTAGAAACACCTCTTCTGTGATGAATGAACATgcttttcatttctgaattaatattgattttatttttttattttattttttaggacataattcaaaaatgtaaacctcattaaaaagataaaattgtTAAAACTA
This genomic stretch from Cyprinus carpio isolate SPL01 chromosome B16, ASM1834038v1, whole genome shotgun sequence harbors:
- the LOC109081564 gene encoding transforming growth factor beta-2 proprotein, whose protein sequence is MNLYVLSLLLTLDLATVAVSLSTCSTLDMEQFKKKRIEAIRGQILSKLKLSCPPEIYPEPEEVSRDIIAIYNSTRDLLQEKANERAATCERQRSEEEYYAKEVHKIDMQPFYPAENVIPTKHYNPYFRRLRFDVSSMEKNASNLVKAELRIFRLQNPKARVSEQRIELYQILGHKDLTSPTQRYIGSKVVRTRTEGEWLSFDVTEAVSEWLLHRDRNNGFKISLHCPCCTFVPSNNYIIPNKSEELEARFAGIDDSFVHGGDLKIFKKRRLSSQSPHLLLMLLPSYRLESQHRSHRQKRALDAAFCSRNVQDNCCLRSLYIDFKKDLGWKWIHEPKGYNANFCAGACPYLWSADTQHSNILGLYNTINPEASASPCCVSQDLEPLTILYYIGKNPKIEQLSNMIVKSCKCS